In Terriglobales bacterium, a genomic segment contains:
- a CDS encoding PASTA domain-containing protein — translation MTAKSVFRGLLLGVALVFVAMVSGLLAMRWAIHGHEVEIPRLVGMAPVEAERRLRTQGLRLEIEGRFYSADVPEGHIVSQQPPAGTKVRGGWRVRVAVSLGSQRAEVPSVVGQSLRVAEINVVRRGLEVGNIAVVHLPDLPEDQVVAQSPPPYGGPTASPRVNLLVTAPRDTEAFVMPDLVGQPLAEASAAVEQAGLLVGNVTVVFGEPKTGDPTSIAKPTVVSRQMPAPGTRVTPGTVVHFEITR, via the coding sequence ATGACGGCGAAGAGCGTCTTCCGCGGACTGCTGCTGGGTGTGGCGCTGGTCTTCGTGGCCATGGTGTCGGGATTGCTGGCCATGCGCTGGGCCATCCACGGGCACGAAGTGGAGATCCCCAGGCTGGTGGGCATGGCGCCGGTGGAGGCGGAGCGCCGGCTGCGTACGCAGGGATTGCGGCTCGAAATCGAAGGCCGTTTCTACAGCGCCGACGTGCCCGAAGGGCACATCGTTTCGCAGCAGCCGCCTGCGGGCACGAAAGTGCGCGGCGGATGGCGCGTGCGGGTGGCGGTGAGCCTGGGCTCGCAGCGCGCCGAAGTTCCGAGCGTGGTGGGCCAGAGCTTGCGCGTCGCCGAGATCAACGTGGTGCGGCGGGGGCTGGAGGTGGGCAACATCGCCGTCGTACATCTGCCCGATCTGCCGGAAGACCAGGTGGTGGCGCAAAGCCCGCCGCCCTACGGCGGCCCGACCGCATCGCCGCGTGTGAACCTGCTGGTGACCGCGCCGCGCGATACGGAAGCCTTCGTCATGCCCGACCTGGTGGGACAGCCGCTGGCCGAGGCGTCAGCGGCGGTGGAGCAGGCGGGGCTGCTGGTGGGCAACGTCACCGTGGTGTTCGGCGAGCCCAAGACCGGGGATCCAACCTCCATCGCCAAGCCCACCGTCGTCAGCCGGCAGATGCCGGCGCCGGGCACGCGGGTGACGCCGGGCACCGTCGTGCACTTCGAAATCACACGCTGA
- the rsmB gene encoding 16S rRNA (cytosine(967)-C(5))-methyltransferase RsmB, whose amino-acid sequence MPVSPARAAAFDILLRVDRQSAWTDELLHSRMLDPLSPADRALTTELVMGVLRWRSRLDAVLAPLSRQALAKLDAEVLLALRLAVYQLGFLDRVPVHAAVDESVELTKRAGKRFAAPFVNAVLRRLAKNAGSLKPAAQPPGDASELAEQFAHPPWLVERWAGRFGLETATLLCQFDQRPPQAVLRVDDPAVESDLTAAGIKLTPGVLVSTARRVVSGDVTVTPVFASGRVHFQDEASQLVALLVGGGRRILDCCAAPGGKCAAIATRHPEALVIATDLHPHRARLLRLQVRASNVRVMAADATCLPFAGGFDAVLADVPCTGTGTLARNPEIKWRLRPQDLPDLHARQVAILSAALAQVTAGGRVIYSTCSLEPEEDEQVVEEVLAQRKDVRLIDCGPELARLRADGLLVWSDVDSLLRGLYLRTLPGVHPCDGFFAAILERGRL is encoded by the coding sequence ATGCCGGTCTCACCTGCCCGCGCCGCCGCCTTCGACATCCTGTTGCGCGTGGACCGGCAATCCGCCTGGACGGATGAGCTGTTGCACTCGCGCATGCTCGACCCGCTCTCACCCGCCGATCGCGCCCTCACCACCGAGCTGGTGATGGGTGTGCTCCGCTGGCGCTCGCGACTGGACGCTGTACTGGCACCCCTTTCGCGCCAGGCCCTGGCCAAGCTTGATGCCGAAGTACTGCTGGCGCTGCGGCTCGCGGTTTATCAGCTCGGATTTTTGGACCGCGTACCCGTACACGCTGCCGTGGATGAAAGCGTCGAGTTGACCAAGCGTGCGGGCAAGCGTTTCGCCGCGCCCTTCGTCAATGCCGTGCTGCGCCGCCTGGCGAAAAATGCCGGCAGCCTGAAGCCTGCCGCACAACCGCCGGGCGACGCTTCGGAACTGGCTGAACAGTTTGCGCATCCGCCGTGGCTGGTGGAGCGCTGGGCCGGTCGATTCGGTCTCGAAACCGCAACTTTGCTCTGCCAATTCGACCAGCGACCACCGCAGGCCGTGCTGCGGGTCGACGATCCTGCGGTTGAATCGGACCTCACTGCGGCCGGCATCAAGCTCACGCCCGGTGTGCTGGTCTCAACCGCGCGGCGCGTCGTGAGTGGAGACGTTACCGTCACGCCTGTCTTCGCCAGCGGCCGCGTCCACTTTCAGGATGAGGCCTCGCAGCTTGTCGCGCTGCTGGTAGGGGGCGGCCGGCGCATCCTCGATTGCTGCGCTGCGCCCGGCGGCAAGTGCGCTGCCATCGCCACGCGCCATCCCGAGGCGCTCGTGATCGCCACCGACCTTCACCCGCATCGCGCCCGCCTGCTCCGCCTACAAGTGCGCGCCTCCAACGTGCGCGTCATGGCCGCCGATGCCACGTGCCTGCCCTTCGCCGGCGGTTTCGACGCCGTGCTCGCGGATGTGCCTTGCACGGGCACGGGCACGCTCGCGCGCAATCCCGAAATCAAGTGGCGTCTGCGGCCGCAAGACCTTCCTGACCTTCATGCCCGGCAGGTTGCCATTCTCTCCGCCGCGCTGGCCCAGGTCACGGCGGGCGGGCGCGTCATCTACTCCACCTGCTCGCTCGAACCGGAAGAAGACGAGCAAGTCGTGGAAGAGGTGCTGGCCCAGCGGAAGGATGTGCGCCTCATCGACTGCGGCCCAGAACTCGCGCGCCTTCGCGCCGACGGACTGCTCGTCTGGAGCGATGTCGATTCGCTCCTCCGCGGTCTGTACCTGCGCACGCTACCCGGCGTGCATCCCTGCGACGGCTTCTTCGCAGCGATTCTGGAACGTGGCCGCCTATGA
- the fmt gene encoding methionyl-tRNA formyltransferase encodes MNLVFCGTPEFAVPTLDRLVEAGHDVRLVVTQPDRPRGRGLELAASPVKRRAEALRLPVVQPEKIKNNSAFREQLESLAPRAIIVVGYGRIIPRWMIDLPPLGNLNLHASLLPKYRGAAPIQWAIASGETITGVTTMRIDEGLDTGDILLQRAVPIAHDDTAETLAPRLAALGADLMADTLRGLEAGTIEPRPQNHEHATFAPLLKKEDGLIDFAKTAREIHNRLRGFQPWPGIYSTFRGKQLAIQRARVAEGFSSLTPGELHVEGERMLVGCGEGTVLELLDVQPEGKKRMAARDFLHGYRPQPGERLGAAA; translated from the coding sequence ATGAATCTTGTTTTCTGCGGCACGCCCGAGTTCGCCGTTCCCACGCTCGACCGCCTGGTTGAAGCCGGCCATGACGTCCGTCTCGTGGTGACGCAACCCGATCGCCCGCGGGGCCGCGGCCTGGAGCTCGCCGCTTCGCCGGTCAAGCGCCGCGCTGAAGCGCTCCGGCTTCCGGTCGTGCAGCCGGAGAAGATCAAGAACAACTCCGCTTTCCGCGAGCAGTTGGAGTCGCTCGCGCCGCGAGCCATCATCGTGGTGGGCTACGGGCGCATCATCCCCAGGTGGATGATCGACCTGCCGCCGCTCGGCAACCTGAACTTGCACGCGTCGCTGTTGCCGAAGTACCGCGGCGCCGCGCCTATCCAGTGGGCCATCGCCTCCGGTGAGACCATCACCGGCGTCACCACCATGCGCATCGACGAAGGACTGGACACCGGCGACATCCTGCTGCAACGCGCCGTGCCCATCGCGCATGACGACACGGCGGAAACCCTGGCTCCCAGGCTCGCCGCACTGGGCGCCGACCTGATGGCCGATACGCTGCGCGGCCTCGAAGCCGGCACCATCGAGCCGCGGCCGCAAAACCACGAGCACGCCACGTTCGCGCCTCTGCTCAAGAAGGAAGATGGCCTTATCGACTTCGCGAAGACCGCACGTGAGATTCACAATCGTCTGCGCGGCTTCCAGCCCTGGCCGGGCATCTACAGCACCTTCCGCGGGAAGCAACTGGCCATTCAACGCGCCCGGGTTGCGGAAGGCTTCTCTTCGCTGACGCCCGGTGAACTGCATGTCGAAGGCGAACGCATGCTGGTGGGATGTGGTGAGGGCACCGTGCTGGAACTGCTGGACGTCCAGCCGGAAGGCAAGAAGCGCATGGCCGCGCGCGACTTCCTGCACGGCTATCGCCCGCAGCCCGGGGAGCGCCTTGGCGCGGCAGCCTGA
- the def gene encoding peptide deformylase — MIYPIVKFGDPVLERPAAPVTVFDDELRKLVEDMFESMYAAHGVGLAAPQIGISKRLAVIDVSFKEDPGAKLVLVNPEIIHKEGKQRSSEGCLSLPEFRAEVTRAHRVTVRAQDLEGKVFEKTGEDLLARALLHETDHLNGRLFIHHISALKRDLIKRKIRKLAKAGEW, encoded by the coding sequence ATGATCTATCCCATCGTGAAGTTTGGCGACCCGGTGCTCGAGCGGCCCGCCGCGCCGGTCACCGTGTTCGACGATGAACTGCGCAAGCTGGTGGAGGACATGTTCGAGAGCATGTACGCCGCCCACGGCGTCGGGCTGGCTGCGCCGCAGATCGGCATCTCCAAGCGTTTGGCCGTCATCGACGTCAGCTTCAAGGAGGATCCCGGCGCCAAGCTGGTCCTGGTGAATCCGGAGATCATTCACAAAGAGGGCAAGCAGCGCTCGAGTGAAGGATGCCTCAGCCTGCCGGAGTTCCGCGCCGAGGTCACGCGCGCCCATCGCGTCACCGTGCGCGCCCAGGATCTGGAGGGCAAGGTCTTCGAGAAAACCGGCGAGGACTTGCTGGCGCGCGCCCTGCTCCATGAGACCGATCATCTGAACGGGCGCCTGTTCATTCACCACATCAGCGCTCTCAAGCGCGACCTGATCAAGCGCAAGATCCGCAAGCTGGCCAAGGCGGGAGAATGGTAG
- the aroC gene encoding chorismate synthase: MLRFSTAGESHGEALIALLSGIPAGLAIDQSFLDRELWRRQQGYGRGGRMKIERDTAHILGGVRQGATIGSPIAIRLENRDWKNWQEALPVGEGDPAKHRPVASPRPGHADLAGALKYNFPEARFVLERASARESAARVAAGAIAKLFLRALGIEVLSHVLAVGGASVRDAEIPWERIRALAERDEVLLNCADPEAEPRMKEEVDRALQTGDSVGGVFEVVAHGVPPGLGTYANWDERLDALLAYAVMSLPAVKAVEIGTGVAAAGSPGSAVHDPIVYDAAGATTFTHFTRRSNHAGGIEGGVSNGQDILVRGYLKPISTLRRPLESVDFKTREPVAAAYERSDVCVVPAAGVAAESMVALTLARCALEKFGGDSMMETERNFRNYCQQLRNY, from the coding sequence ATGCTGCGCTTTTCCACCGCCGGCGAGTCCCACGGAGAAGCCCTGATCGCGTTGCTCTCCGGCATCCCTGCCGGTCTCGCAATCGACCAGTCTTTCCTGGACCGCGAACTTTGGCGGCGTCAGCAGGGCTACGGGCGCGGCGGACGGATGAAGATCGAGCGCGACACCGCGCACATCCTCGGCGGCGTGCGGCAGGGCGCGACCATCGGCTCGCCCATCGCCATCCGTCTGGAGAATCGCGATTGGAAGAACTGGCAGGAAGCGCTGCCGGTAGGGGAAGGCGATCCGGCCAAGCATCGCCCGGTCGCTTCCCCGCGCCCCGGACACGCCGACCTCGCCGGCGCGCTCAAGTACAACTTCCCGGAAGCGCGTTTCGTGCTGGAGCGCGCTTCGGCGCGCGAGTCGGCGGCGCGCGTCGCCGCCGGTGCCATCGCCAAGCTGTTCCTGCGCGCTCTGGGGATCGAGGTCCTCAGCCACGTGCTGGCTGTGGGCGGCGCTTCCGTGCGCGACGCCGAGATCCCCTGGGAGCGCATCCGGGCGCTGGCCGAGCGCGATGAGGTCCTGCTCAACTGCGCCGACCCGGAAGCCGAACCGCGCATGAAGGAGGAAGTGGACCGGGCGCTGCAAACGGGCGATTCCGTCGGCGGCGTCTTTGAAGTCGTGGCGCACGGCGTTCCACCCGGCCTCGGCACCTATGCCAACTGGGACGAGCGTCTGGATGCCCTGCTGGCGTACGCTGTGATGTCGCTGCCCGCGGTGAAGGCTGTCGAGATCGGTACCGGCGTGGCGGCAGCCGGCTCGCCCGGCTCGGCCGTGCACGATCCCATCGTCTACGATGCGGCCGGCGCGACGACGTTCACGCATTTCACGCGCCGCTCGAACCATGCCGGCGGCATCGAGGGCGGCGTCTCCAACGGCCAGGACATCCTGGTGCGCGGCTATTTGAAACCTATTTCCACCCTGCGGCGGCCCCTGGAATCCGTGGACTTCAAGACGCGCGAGCCGGTAGCGGCCGCCTACGAGCGCTCGGACGTGTGCGTGGTGCCCGCAGCTGGCGTGGCCGCCGAGTCCATGGTGGCGCTGACTCTCGCCCGCTGCGCGTTGGAGAAATTCGGCGGCGACTCTATGATGGAAACGGAACGCAACTTCCGCAACTACTGCCAGCAGTTACGGAACTACTGA